The Sabethes cyaneus chromosome 3, idSabCyanKW18_F2, whole genome shotgun sequence DNA window ACGATTGCTGACAGTTTTTGTTTATCCAAAAGTTTGGTTGCTGCAGTTACTGTAGCAACGTAGTTGGTTGTAATGTTTTGGTAGCAAATCAAAGCCCGCCTTGTCAGCGATGCGAGCGCCACACaacgggagcattaccacaTGCTTTCAAGATGGCGGTTTGGTTTTTACACACCCCACGagattaagatgaatgtctgttctctgtgttctaactacgttcacttttgccatggctataatattttcattgctactctcaatacactgatgtgcttgcgcttatttcgacactaactaagaatttcaaagttttttgttgacgaaattgagcattaccgagtataaaacatagttattgcgtacttacgacaaatattttcaaaaatttccggaatTGTTTACgcatggatgtaaacaaaaccacatttcaaactcacactgacgtcggtttgactgtcggattatcgagtcaaaattcgctaatccggctataaatttgtcggattagcggggtggtactgtaataaagcattgcacgcagctgtcagtgcgtttttttcgtcCCAAGTTTGACAGTGCTGtcgggtttgttttgattacttattcgtaagacccagaagcaaaaaactgcaaaaatgacaaaaatatatgttgtgcagaactgatatcatttttctgcttcggaaaagtcgggcattcgcggtttccgcaaacaagtggtacgaattactAGTAATAAATCCACTAGCAATAaatttaggttacaaagggaatcaaaacaaaccacacaaaaacttcaaaccaaatttgaggttaggcaccgtgcaaaggtttattgaTGGGTTCCAAATTTatgtatgaagtattccaccacgcacacatataaagattttttgacattagccgAGGCCCTCGCtgaatcaaatatcaaactcccggatcctctcctccactcttcgctcccctctcactccaacataaacgatccgcagctaatgtcattttcgttagtgacgaaaccgcaaattactcaagggaatgctccattaacaagagcagcgagtacaacatcgaacaatgagactcgatgttttgcttttttcttttttttcacgcTATGTTACTGCATTGAAATTTGACCTTTTTGGAagcgttgacagttttggaagcgcgatgttatcctCTGTCAAATACATAGCAAGGGATAGCACAGCGCATCCCCTGGAAATTACTTCATGCTCTGAACTGAATCGAATaggagacttgtcaaaacaccgattagagagccttcaaaagagtaacgactagagagcTGTTAAAGATGGAGAGACGCCATCACAAACCGAGAGGGGTGGGGGTGTGGCTTGTTGAATTTCTGTTACAAGTTGTTATGCAAAAGTTATTGCAGATGGGGCTTTAATAATGTCATCATTAACGATAATGTTATACGCAGGACGAATATATGATTAGTATTTTTTTGATATTCTTTCCAGTAatgttagggtaaccaacctattttggaccccctcagcagctgtacataatttagacacttacagcaaaatcaccccatcgacatctctatatcgagctgcagtaaacgtcagcgacatcatatccggggctcaaaatttgacagcgggcccaaatcagactgctcgcagatgagtgaaacgcagtgctgacatgctatctcattttcgcacacacgagatgttggcggcgaaaacatagttgtctgccgatggggtgagcaaaatcaaatggaagtatcCAAAttttgtacagctgctgagggggtccaaaataggttggttaccctacaccCTACGCGTAACGCATAATAATACGCGTAATATTATGTATTCATATAATATATAACAATTATTGTAAAAATTTTAACAATTCATTTTCCACTTTCACCTAGATTTTCACCCACTCCACCCATACCCGTAACGCGTACGTTTTGCATTTGTAAAACAATCTTATAGCGAACTCATAACCTCAGGTGCtgcctcaggtcgattagcactcagttttaatcgaagtgctgtcaaagcgtttataaattaaccgagattgcatctcggttaaactgacagcattcagtttgtcagcgcaggttaaaactgtctagcattcattacggtttacgggttgAACTGTCAAACTGCTCGTATCGTTTATAAATTTCGGGTACGAGTTAGCACGAactcaggttaatttatgaattcgctatagagctttctgacagcttaagcacccacactagcaaacacgaaatacgcgtgtatatacatggtgtttacctcattttggggaacagctgatgctggaggaacaaaccgaaaaatagcgattaccgtggacccccgttcgtttgaccatttttaatctgaacactttttaatttgaaccccgttggtttgcatgacgtgcaaattaaaaatggttcaaacgtcattctcaacatgacataatttgtttatgcagacaatgcacataaacacgaattgtttgtactgacctagcgtgtttaatcggtttcacatgtcgttttcctaacgattaagatagaaatccgatctgaaaatgcaatattcgcacttgcaactgccaactaaaacaaaccaccaaaacaataacaaagagcagggcggccagttcacacaggtttcagcatatttcgggttaccaattgttcaaattaaaaagtaaccccgttagtttgcatgaggaatcgttcaaacgaacgggggtccactgtactagttgtgtttctacgtttgccacactgcagagcacctATTTCGGCCAAATTTTCCATCCTGATCCAAATTCAagctattttgaaaatttgcttatatttaagccagcggaagacgaaattcattctgtaccttggtgacaaaggaatgcaactcttttgtttactgttgttgtttgcctcattttcaagcaccaattcacacataactggaaagctctattagTTTGCCAGGTCTGCCACTTACAGCTTGAGGGGTGTTCCatcgtacactgagaaaacttttcgtatagtttctgtgtgtctcacacatagatttttgcaatgtgcctaatcaatgaactttatatgccacacagttataatttatgggtacgcgaaacttttacacatactattcatatgcgtatattttttatgtgtatataattgtacatactattcatatccgtataatttctatatgtatttcttggcggattgtgtttatatgcggcacatgataatcatctagaatttcatatggaaatttaccattagttatgtgcagaatattttgagtgtaggattACACGATGATTACATTAAAACTTTTTTCACACTTTTCGTCAATTACCTGCGGTAGTCAGTTCTCTGTGGTATTGGTATGTTGGTGTTTTCGTATCTACACCACCTACACTCTTTTTTTCTGGTGTAGCTGGTGTAGAAAAAGTGTAGCAATGGTGTAacacaaaaatcgaaaacgaaCAGTTTTGCTGCAAAACAagctacaccggtgtagctacaccgcaaaaacgaaaacgacataAGGCTCTTTATTGTACAATGTACCCAAACAACAATAGCagtcgcattgattttctataaagtgatttcccgcccagcaTTTTTCACGTTTCAGAATTCAATCACGGAAAAATGGAGACGTGCCGGGGGTTCGGATTAGACCTTTTGAAAAATGACGCGGGAACTCAGTAAAATTACGAGTAAATTATACATTTCGAATGGGTATTCTGCTGGTAGAGTGTACAATTTTTTTGACAGCATGACAGTTGGACAGCAGACAGCATGTTGGGTTGCCAAAGTGATGCTAATTATGCTGACCTTTTTTATGCTGCCAAAATTAGAGCATAAAAATGCTTACTATTTATAGGTTATCCACCAAGTTAAGAAGACAGTCGTGTATGATCTGCTCGAAATTAACGAAACTAGTGATGTCTCGCGAAACGCACGTAAATGGAGTGGAACCTGTCGTTAATGGGGTGGAgccagaaaaaaacgaaaagtcgAATAAATACAGTGAttatataaaatttttggaattgGTGGGTAACTTGAAGGTAAGTACGAGGAAGCTGCTATGATATTTTAGTGACTATTGCAAAAAAGTTTAAGATATGCTATCTGTTATGTAACTGAAAACCCCACTGGTATATACAATATGACTGTGCCACTAACAGCTGTTATTGTTGTTTTAGTCATATGATCGTGCTGATAATTTCCAAAGCATGTAACGATTTACATATTATGTACTTTCTTCATATCCATAGCATACGAAGCGCACTGGATGGGTTCTACGAAATGTTAAAGATTGTGAAAGTATATCTGGTCATATGTACCGAATGGGAATGATGTCATTTTTGCTAGATAGCAGCTTAGAGCTAGATCGGGTCCGTGTTATGGAATTAGGTATAAACTCGTAGCATTATTAATAGGTATGTTTAATCAATAAATGGGCAATTTATTTTTAGCGATGATACATGACCTTGCCGAAAGTATCGTGGGCGACATTACACCTTACTGTGGAATTTCTAGGGAAGAAAAATTGCTTCGAGAATTTTCGGCCATGTCGGAAATTGCGGATTTACTTGGCCCATGCAAGGACAAGCTGCTTGAACTTTTCAACGTAAGTagattatttagaaattttactGATATTCGATACTATTTTCTTGTTTCGCAAGTGTTGGTTAAGTATAATTTGTTTAATACTGAGTTGGGCGATTCTGTTCCACCTGTTAGCCCTCCGAAACCGCATCCCTCCTAGTACGTTATCTGTGCTACCATGAAAAGAGAGCATTAAGCTTTATTATGCGTAATAAccatgttattttttattttcgaatACCTAACATGCAGCATGGAAAAAGACGTACGAATGATGATAGACGTTTTTAATCGCTAGTATTCCAGTGATACACATTTGATAATGACTTGCATTTCGACGAGTAGCATTTGATAATTTGCACTGATTGGCGGCATTATGCATACTCGTagagggccaaacagaatgctgcgtcaatgcGTTTgttagcgttattctgacagttttgctATGGGTTACATTGACGCTGACgaatgcgttgacgcagcatttgGCCCTTAAGATTGTAACCTATGATAATTTTTGATAAGAATGTATATATAAATATGATATAGAGAATATGATTTAAATCACTTGAGGTGGtgtcattttatttatttggtatATATTTGTACTTCGTATTTTAAAGTTGGTTAGCTGAATTGTGATACTGATaacatttattttgtaaattaatACTCCGCTTTTCAAATACAgcgggatttcgaatttggtatGGCTAGATTTTGGCGAATATAGTAGGGGAAAGTAGCCTCCATGCCCGGATACTAagattttttaatagtacaaagATTAATAAAAATATTCGGAGAGCATGGAAGAATACTTAATTAAAAGATTTCATGGTATCTTTGATTCGcatgtgaaataaaactagataAAATGCAAAAGTAGAAACAATCAGAAAAGAATTGCAGCAAAATATCAGTTTGATGTCAACCTACCATCATGCCTTGTAAATAAAGTTGgcgcgtacatttttgcatgcatTACCAGCGCTTTCACGAAACATTTTATGTGaataaaactttattcaacTGTTATACAGCAAACTTGCAAAGACTagactcacaagatttgtgctgaAGTCTAGGATCTTTTTCTTCCGTTGATAAAGATTTTAATatatcaatttatcatgtccaaGCATAGCGGACtgttttcgatttgagctaatttgtacacaaagtACTATGTATCTACTTGCAAAATTAACCTTGAAGCACAAATTTTGTTGCTTGCTTATGATATTGTTTTTCTTCACTTTAAAAGGAATAATGATATAATAAATCCGGTATGCGGGCATATAGGACTACCCCCTATGTAAACCATGCGAGAACTTCCATTCCCCAAAGAACTTCAAGCGAAAATTTCCGATTTTCTCCactattatttaaataaataattaaacaaTTCTCGAACTAAGCATTGTAGAGCAAACAAAAATTAACGAAACTGTAAGCAAATTTTCGTAGCAATCCAGAAAACATATTGTATagtaattgaaatttgaaattttgttgTTGGGTAGGACAGGGCAGAGTATGTCCGACAACGTCACTTTCAGTTGCAAATCGTCACTCAATAATGACCtaatgaagcttcggtttcatctGAACTAGCACCGCTTCACCTCAAAGTTGACTTCAATCAGCGGTGGTTAAGCGAGTTTGACTTTATCATGACGGTCgcatttaaagtttcatttgtagttTACTATCAAATACTGACTTAAtacaaatgaactgaaattaaGTAATATTGTATATAATGTAACACAAGCTATAATTAATGTATTCATTTTTTGCTGagattccacctatttagactcccacgcgagaattattagcgtggtttttTTCTGCGTCTCCCACATACGGTTGTA harbors:
- the LOC128743348 gene encoding 5'-deoxynucleotidase HDDC2, yielding MLTIYRLSTKLRRQSCMICSKLTKLVMSRETHVNGVEPVVNGVEPEKNEKSNKYSDYIKFLELVGNLKHTKRTGWVLRNVKDCESISGHMYRMGMMSFLLDSSLELDRVRVMELAMIHDLAESIVGDITPYCGISREEKLLREFSAMSEIADLLGPCKDKLLELFNEYEEGKTDEAKFVKDLDRLDMVLQAFEYEKRDNCPLKHQEFFDSTHGKFVHPFVINIVNEIYAQRAKFAENSGNCTAESLALSREAASSGGSR